One genomic region from Nocardia vinacea encodes:
- a CDS encoding carboxymuconolactone decarboxylase family protein gives MRSGGQVTGARDNGSDDSVRQRGLAKMAEVYGTEFQDYPSDHFAVTADHLFAEIWSRPGLTIRDRRLILLGALAAQGAMDTAGIQIGAALRNAELTEAQLHEIALFLCYYVGWPTGTKLDLLVGTIVAQQKKAARKQSEQVGESESSLSSEDVSK, from the coding sequence ATGAGGAGCGGCGGTCAGGTGACGGGTGCGCGTGACAACGGATCTGATGATTCGGTACGTCAGCGCGGGCTGGCCAAGATGGCCGAGGTCTACGGCACCGAATTCCAGGACTACCCCAGCGACCATTTCGCCGTGACGGCCGATCATCTGTTCGCCGAAATCTGGTCGCGCCCTGGGCTCACCATTCGGGACCGCCGACTGATCCTGCTCGGTGCGCTCGCCGCCCAGGGCGCGATGGATACGGCGGGCATCCAGATCGGCGCCGCGCTGCGCAATGCGGAATTGACCGAGGCGCAGCTGCACGAGATCGCGCTGTTCCTCTGCTATTACGTCGGCTGGCCGACCGGCACCAAACTCGACCTGCTGGTGGGAACGATTGTCGCCCAACAGAAAAAGGCGGCACGCAAGCAGTCCGAACAGGTGGGGGAGTCCGAATCGTCTCTGTCGTCCGAAGACGTGAGCAAGTGA
- a CDS encoding SDR family oxidoreductase has product MPRFEPNPVRRPAIVAGASSGIGAATAEALAELGHPVALGARRVDQCEALAAKIRANGGEAFAHQLDVTDAASVDDFVAAAEDTLGPTEILVSGAGDIEFSLVHEMEPDRFLQQVQVHLVGAHRLVHRVLPGMMRRQRGDFVLISSDCAEEPRPRTGAYSAAKAGLEAMVQQMRMELEGSGVRASLVRPGPTLTGMGMNSTPEVVGPMLEDWKAWGFARHPYMLRASDLAAAVIAVVCAPRGAHLVLVEVQPEAPLRPLPNAEDRSRP; this is encoded by the coding sequence ATGCCACGGTTCGAACCGAATCCGGTACGCCGACCGGCGATTGTGGCCGGAGCATCCTCCGGTATCGGCGCGGCGACGGCCGAGGCGCTCGCCGAACTCGGACATCCCGTCGCGCTCGGCGCACGCCGCGTGGATCAATGCGAGGCGCTGGCGGCCAAGATCCGCGCCAATGGCGGCGAAGCCTTCGCCCACCAGCTCGATGTCACCGACGCGGCATCCGTCGACGATTTCGTCGCCGCGGCCGAAGATACCCTCGGGCCGACCGAAATCCTGGTCTCCGGTGCGGGCGATATCGAATTCTCGCTGGTACACGAGATGGAACCGGATCGGTTCCTCCAGCAGGTGCAGGTGCATCTGGTCGGTGCGCACCGGTTGGTGCACCGGGTACTGCCGGGCATGATGCGAAGGCAGCGCGGCGATTTCGTCTTGATCAGCTCCGACTGCGCCGAGGAACCACGCCCGCGCACCGGCGCCTACAGCGCTGCCAAAGCCGGGCTCGAAGCAATGGTCCAGCAGATGCGAATGGAGCTGGAGGGCAGCGGAGTTCGCGCATCACTGGTGCGCCCGGGTCCGACACTGACCGGCATGGGCATGAATTCCACTCCAGAGGTGGTCGGGCCGATGCTGGAGGACTGGAAGGCCTGGGGTTTCGCCCGTCACCCGTACATGCTGCGTGCCAGCGATCTGGCCGCCGCGGTCATCGCCGTGGTCTGCGCACCACGGGGCGCGCATCTCGTGCTGGTCGAGGTCCAGCCCGAGGCCCCGCTGCGTCCGCTACCGAATGCCGAGGACAGGAGCCGACCGTGA
- a CDS encoding NAD(P)-dependent oxidoreductase, whose amino-acid sequence MSSELPVGFIGLGNMGAPMAKSLLAWPGGLTVCDMRPDAVQPLTEAGAVSAVSAAEIAEKAAVISVTVLDDAQVRAVVTGPEGVLRTAAPGTVVAVHSTISDRTAEELAGECAEYGVELVDAPISGGAAGATRGKLAVMVGGSDTAFERVRGPFGCFADLVVHAGSVGAGTRMKLARNLLHFIAFTAATEAQRLAEAANLDITLLGNVVRHSDAVTGGPGAIMLRDRTAPIEPNDFWLPILSHVRDLGEKDLSLALDLGARLGVELPLAELALDRLGSGLGVPKERESNE is encoded by the coding sequence ATGAGTAGCGAATTGCCGGTCGGATTCATCGGTTTGGGCAATATGGGCGCACCGATGGCCAAAAGCCTGCTGGCCTGGCCCGGTGGGCTCACCGTATGCGATATGCGCCCGGATGCGGTGCAGCCGCTCACCGAAGCCGGTGCGGTATCGGCCGTTTCGGCCGCGGAAATCGCCGAGAAAGCGGCCGTGATTTCGGTGACCGTACTGGACGACGCACAGGTGCGGGCGGTGGTCACCGGACCGGAAGGGGTGTTGCGGACGGCTGCCCCGGGCACCGTTGTCGCCGTGCACTCCACCATCAGCGACCGAACCGCCGAAGAGCTGGCGGGCGAATGTGCCGAATACGGCGTCGAATTGGTGGACGCGCCGATCAGCGGTGGTGCGGCCGGGGCCACGCGCGGCAAGCTAGCGGTCATGGTCGGCGGCAGTGATACGGCATTCGAGCGGGTGCGTGGACCCTTCGGCTGCTTCGCCGATCTGGTCGTGCACGCTGGCTCGGTCGGCGCGGGCACCCGAATGAAGTTGGCGCGCAACCTCTTGCACTTCATCGCATTCACCGCCGCCACCGAGGCGCAGCGGCTCGCCGAGGCGGCCAACCTGGATATCACCCTGCTGGGCAACGTCGTTCGGCATTCGGATGCGGTCACCGGCGGCCCCGGCGCGATCATGCTGCGCGACCGCACCGCGCCGATCGAACCGAATGATTTCTGGCTGCCGATATTGAGCCACGTGCGCGATCTCGGCGAAAAGGATCTGAGCCTGGCCCTGGATCTCGGCGCGAGACTTGGCGTCGAATTGCCGCTGGCGGAACTGGCTCTCGACCGCCTCGGGTCCGGGCTCGGCGTGCCGAAGGAAAGGGAATCCAATGAGTGA
- a CDS encoding acyl-CoA thioesterase, with amino-acid sequence MGFALSITVSPEDIDGNGHMNQAVYLQYAERARWACLWEGGLSQEKLLDAGVGPISLRVTLEFKQELFVGDEVTVTCDFAWDGKTHQTIQEIRKADGTVSAEIVGVGGLLDLTERRLVPDAARYFRDLAENPTVFGLGRSA; translated from the coding sequence ATGGGATTCGCGCTCTCCATCACCGTGTCGCCCGAGGACATCGATGGCAACGGACATATGAACCAGGCCGTCTATCTGCAATACGCGGAACGGGCCCGCTGGGCCTGCCTGTGGGAAGGCGGCTTATCCCAGGAGAAGTTGCTGGACGCCGGGGTCGGGCCGATCTCGCTGCGGGTGACGCTCGAATTCAAACAGGAACTCTTTGTGGGCGACGAGGTCACTGTCACTTGCGATTTCGCCTGGGATGGCAAGACCCACCAGACCATCCAGGAGATCCGCAAGGCGGATGGCACGGTCTCCGCGGAGATCGTCGGCGTCGGCGGTCTGCTCGATCTCACCGAACGCCGCTTGGTACCGGACGCCGCGCGCTACTTCCGCGACCTCGCGGAGAATCCGACCGTCTTCGGTCTGGGCCGGTCGGCGTAG
- a CDS encoding aldehyde dehydrogenase: MGGDGRATGGRSLLPADGSRLLIGGKLVTGGDGVFATVNPATEAVIGQAANANGADMDAAIAAARTAFDDTDWSRDHVFRARCLEQLRTALQANVDELREITVAEAGAPTMLTRGPQLEGPVADLSYSASLAETYSWETDLGTATPMGIKSHRVLRREAVGVVGAITPWNFPHQINFAKLGPALAAGNTVVLKPAPDTPWCAAAVGAIIAEQTDIPPGVVNIVTSTDHGLGAQLTADPRVDMISFTGSTQTGRSVMTGAATTLKKTFLELGGKSAFIVLDDANIVGACSVAAFSVAVHAGQGCALTTRLLVPRAIYDEAIQAAAATLSGIVPGDPADARTVCGPLISERQRARVERYLEIARAEGGRIVVGGGRPAGRERGYFIEPTLIADVPNTATVAREEIFGPVLVVIPHDGDDDAIRIANDSPYGLSGSVWGTDPDRIRHVTNGVRTGTIGVNGGIWYSADAPFGGYKQSGIGREMGLAGFEEYLETKLVATAG; encoded by the coding sequence ATGGGGGGCGATGGTCGGGCGACGGGTGGGCGCAGCCTCTTGCCCGCCGACGGTTCGCGCCTGCTGATCGGCGGCAAACTGGTCACCGGCGGGGACGGCGTCTTCGCGACGGTGAACCCGGCGACCGAAGCGGTCATCGGTCAGGCCGCCAATGCGAACGGCGCGGATATGGACGCGGCCATCGCGGCCGCGCGCACCGCATTCGACGACACCGACTGGTCGCGTGATCACGTCTTCCGCGCCCGCTGCCTCGAACAGTTGCGCACCGCATTGCAGGCCAATGTCGACGAGTTGCGCGAGATCACCGTCGCGGAGGCGGGCGCGCCGACCATGCTGACCAGGGGGCCACAATTGGAAGGCCCGGTCGCCGATCTTTCGTACTCGGCCTCGCTGGCCGAAACCTACAGCTGGGAAACCGATCTCGGCACCGCGACACCCATGGGTATCAAGAGTCATCGGGTGCTGCGCCGCGAGGCGGTCGGCGTGGTCGGGGCAATTACGCCGTGGAACTTCCCGCACCAGATCAATTTCGCCAAACTGGGTCCCGCGCTCGCGGCCGGAAATACCGTGGTGCTCAAGCCCGCACCGGATACCCCGTGGTGTGCGGCGGCCGTCGGCGCGATCATTGCCGAGCAGACCGATATTCCGCCGGGCGTCGTCAATATCGTGACCTCCACCGATCACGGTCTCGGCGCACAGCTCACTGCCGATCCGCGCGTCGATATGATCAGCTTCACCGGTTCGACGCAGACCGGTAGATCGGTAATGACCGGCGCGGCAACGACTTTGAAGAAGACCTTCCTCGAACTCGGCGGCAAATCGGCATTCATCGTGCTCGACGACGCGAATATCGTGGGTGCCTGTTCGGTGGCGGCGTTTTCGGTGGCCGTGCACGCGGGACAGGGGTGTGCCCTCACAACCCGGCTGCTGGTACCGCGCGCGATATACGACGAAGCGATCCAGGCCGCGGCGGCCACCCTGTCGGGCATTGTTCCTGGTGATCCGGCCGATGCGCGCACCGTCTGCGGACCGCTGATCTCCGAGCGCCAGCGGGCCAGAGTCGAGCGATATCTGGAGATCGCGCGTGCCGAGGGCGGCCGGATCGTGGTCGGCGGCGGCCGACCGGCGGGCCGCGAGCGCGGATACTTCATCGAACCGACATTGATCGCGGATGTGCCGAATACCGCGACGGTCGCCCGCGAGGAGATCTTCGGACCCGTGCTCGTGGTGATCCCGCACGACGGTGACGACGATGCGATTCGGATCGCCAACGACTCCCCGTACGGACTCTCCGGCTCGGTATGGGGCACCGACCCGGACCGAATTCGGCACGTCACCAATGGCGTTCGCACCGGCACGATCGGCGTCAACGGCGGCATCTGGTACTCGGCCGACGCACCGTTCGGCGGCTACAAACAATCCGGCATCGGCCGGGAAATGGGCCTCGCCGGATTCGAGGAATACCTGGAAACCAAGCTCGTCGCAACCGCCGGTTAG
- a CDS encoding SDR family oxidoreductase: MTRFPGKTAIVTGAAQGIGATYAKALANEGANVVVADLNAERGKAVAAEITAGGGSAIFGEVDVAEPESATALAELTVREFGAIDHLVNNAAIYGDMKLNLLLSVPWDYYKKFMSVNMDGALNMTRAVWQHMVKAGGGSIVNQSSTAAWTYSSFYGLAKVGINGLTQQLAFELGGSKIRINAIAPGPIDTEATKTVTPSVIVDDMVKRLPLKRMGTPDDLVGACLYLLSDEASWVTGQIFNVDGGQVFRS, translated from the coding sequence ATGACTCGATTCCCGGGAAAGACCGCCATCGTCACCGGCGCCGCCCAAGGTATCGGCGCGACATACGCCAAGGCGCTGGCGAACGAAGGCGCCAATGTCGTTGTCGCCGACCTGAATGCCGAACGCGGTAAGGCTGTCGCGGCCGAGATCACCGCCGGTGGCGGCAGCGCCATCTTCGGCGAGGTCGATGTGGCCGAACCGGAATCGGCCACCGCCCTGGCCGAATTGACCGTCCGCGAATTCGGGGCGATCGACCATCTGGTGAACAATGCCGCCATCTACGGCGATATGAAACTCAATCTGCTGCTCAGTGTGCCGTGGGATTACTACAAGAAGTTCATGAGCGTGAATATGGACGGTGCGCTGAATATGACCCGCGCGGTGTGGCAGCACATGGTCAAGGCGGGCGGCGGTTCGATCGTCAACCAATCCTCCACCGCCGCATGGACCTACTCCAGCTTCTACGGCTTGGCCAAGGTCGGTATCAATGGCCTGACCCAGCAGCTCGCCTTCGAACTCGGCGGTTCCAAGATCCGCATCAATGCCATCGCGCCCGGGCCCATCGATACCGAAGCCACCAAAACCGTGACACCGAGCGTCATCGTCGACGATATGGTGAAACGGTTGCCGCTCAAGCGAATGGGAACACCGGATGACCTGGTCGGCGCCTGCCTGTATCTGCTCTCGGACGAGGCCAGCTGGGTCACCGGGCAGATCTTCAATGTCGACGGCGGACAAGTGTTCCGGTCATGA
- a CDS encoding ABC transporter ATP-binding protein: protein MTSHALGADLEKSAAATVAARAIDLVKVYGHGDTQVRALDGISAEFVKGEFTAIMGPSGSGKSTLMHCLAGLDSASTGTVRIGDTDLAGLSDKQMTQLRRDRIGFVFQAFNLVPTLTAQENITLPLDIASRKPDQDWLDTVIKRLGLTDRLTHRPSELSGGQQQRVACARALAGKPEIIFGDEPTGNLDSRASEEVLSILRAAVDEFGQTVVIVTHEPHAAGYADRVVFLADGRIVDELRDPTAESVLDKMKSLEQV from the coding sequence ATGACTTCGCACGCCCTAGGTGCCGACCTCGAGAAATCGGCTGCCGCCACGGTCGCGGCACGCGCCATCGACCTGGTGAAGGTCTACGGCCACGGAGATACTCAGGTCAGGGCACTGGATGGGATATCGGCCGAATTCGTGAAGGGGGAGTTCACCGCGATCATGGGGCCCTCCGGATCGGGCAAATCGACCCTGATGCACTGCCTGGCCGGCCTGGACAGCGCCAGCACCGGAACCGTGCGGATCGGCGATACCGATCTCGCGGGGCTCTCCGATAAGCAGATGACCCAGCTGCGGCGCGACCGCATCGGCTTCGTCTTCCAGGCATTCAACCTGGTGCCGACGCTGACCGCGCAGGAGAACATCACCTTGCCGCTGGATATTGCCAGCCGCAAGCCCGACCAGGATTGGCTGGATACGGTCATCAAGCGGCTCGGGCTCACCGATCGACTCACCCACCGGCCGAGCGAACTGTCCGGCGGGCAGCAGCAGCGGGTGGCGTGCGCGCGGGCGCTGGCCGGTAAGCCGGAGATCATCTTCGGTGACGAGCCGACCGGCAACCTCGATTCGCGCGCCTCGGAGGAGGTGCTGTCGATCCTGCGCGCGGCGGTGGACGAATTCGGGCAGACGGTCGTCATCGTCACCCATGAACCGCACGCGGCGGGATATGCCGACCGGGTGGTGTTCCTGGCGGACGGTCGCATTGTCGACGAGTTGCGCGATCCGACCGCCGAATCGGTGCTCGACAAGATGAAGTCGCTGGAGCAGGTGTAA
- a CDS encoding cytochrome P450, translating to MTAAPLEPLTFDPYDYAFHEDPYPTYERLRTEAPLYYNADMDFWALSRHADVTAAFRDSVRLSSANGVSLDPAAWGPHASRVMSFLAMDDPRHMRMRRLVYKGFTPKRVAEMEDRIRDLTLSYLEPALATGEFDWVDEVAGKLPMDVISELMGVPEADRAEIRRLADLVVHREDGVLDVPMAAAQASITLLTYYADLVAARRRAPTTDLTSALLDAEIDGDTLSDEEIIGFMFLMVVAGNETTTKLLGNALYWSARNPSEYAKVVTEPELVSDWVEETLRYDTSSQMVARCAAVDIDQHGRTIPKGAKVLLLIGSANRDPEVFADGDRYRIGRTDKAGLASFGAGVHFCLGAHLARLEANVALREFVSRVRSYDILDAGIKRVHSSNVRGFANLPIIVEAK from the coding sequence ATGACGGCCGCCCCACTGGAGCCCCTGACCTTCGACCCCTACGACTACGCGTTCCACGAGGACCCGTACCCCACTTACGAGCGGCTGCGCACCGAGGCGCCGCTCTACTACAACGCCGACATGGATTTCTGGGCGCTGTCCCGGCACGCGGATGTGACCGCGGCCTTCCGCGACAGTGTCCGCCTGTCCAGCGCCAACGGGGTCTCGCTGGATCCGGCGGCCTGGGGCCCACACGCAAGCCGGGTGATGTCGTTCCTGGCCATGGACGATCCACGGCATATGCGTATGCGCCGCCTGGTCTACAAGGGCTTCACCCCCAAGCGGGTGGCCGAGATGGAAGACCGGATCAGGGACCTGACGCTGTCCTATCTCGAACCGGCACTCGCGACCGGCGAGTTCGACTGGGTCGATGAGGTCGCGGGCAAACTCCCGATGGATGTCATCTCCGAACTGATGGGCGTGCCCGAGGCCGACCGCGCGGAGATCCGCAGGCTGGCCGATCTGGTGGTGCACCGCGAGGACGGCGTCCTGGATGTCCCGATGGCCGCCGCGCAGGCATCGATCACGCTCCTCACCTACTACGCGGACCTGGTCGCCGCGCGCAGGCGCGCTCCGACAACGGATCTCACCTCGGCGCTGCTGGATGCCGAAATCGACGGCGACACCCTGTCCGACGAGGAGATCATCGGCTTCATGTTCCTGATGGTGGTGGCCGGTAACGAGACCACCACCAAACTCCTCGGCAATGCGCTGTATTGGAGCGCACGCAATCCGAGCGAATACGCCAAGGTCGTCACGGAACCCGAGCTGGTCTCCGACTGGGTCGAGGAGACGCTGCGCTACGACACCTCCAGCCAGATGGTCGCGCGCTGTGCCGCGGTGGATATCGACCAGCACGGCCGCACCATCCCGAAGGGCGCGAAGGTGCTGCTACTGATCGGTTCGGCCAATCGGGATCCGGAAGTCTTCGCCGACGGCGACCGCTACCGCATCGGACGCACCGATAAGGCCGGACTGGCCAGTTTCGGTGCGGGCGTGCACTTCTGCCTCGGCGCTCATCTGGCCCGACTGGAGGCAAACGTCGCGCTGCGCGAATTCGTCTCGCGCGTACGGTCTTACGACATCCTCGACGCCGGGATCAAGCGCGTGCACTCGTCCAATGTCCGCGGGTTCGCCAACCTGCCCATCATCGTGGAGGCGAAATAA
- a CDS encoding FAD-dependent oxidoreductase gives MSDAAKIRPLRADAIAAWDFEADVVVAGYGIAGVCAAIEAARAGAEVLILERTGGWGGAAAMAGGFIYLGGGTPLQQALGFEDTPENMETFLQAALGPGQDRAKIADYCQNSVEHYNWLVSCGVPFKEEFWGEPGWEPPHDEGLMYSGGENAAPFNAIAKPAPRGHVPQMADKKIGAKSGGYMLMKPLADTAESLGVGVEYDIRIRRLVIDETDRVVGVLATRFGKEVAIRAEHGVVLATGSFAYHQQMIEAYAPRLIGRPAAAIEEHDGIGILVAQALGAELAHMDATEVAFFGDPQLLARGILVNGRGQRYIPEDTYPGRIGQATLIQQDNQAFLVIDEESLEAALATVTSTPFFRQPPTWAAETVAELESDMGLPERALQGTVECYNLHAVDGKDPLLGKKPQWVKPIGTPLAAFDMRGFTAGFTLGGLRTDLDSRVLHVSGEPIPGLFAAGRCTSGLCAGGYVSGASLGDGSFYGRRAGRAAAK, from the coding sequence ATGTCTGATGCAGCAAAGATCCGGCCGCTGCGTGCCGACGCGATTGCCGCGTGGGATTTCGAGGCGGATGTCGTCGTCGCCGGATACGGCATCGCCGGTGTCTGCGCCGCCATCGAGGCCGCCCGCGCCGGCGCCGAGGTGCTGATCCTGGAGCGCACCGGCGGCTGGGGCGGTGCGGCGGCCATGGCGGGCGGATTCATCTACCTCGGTGGCGGCACTCCCTTGCAGCAGGCGCTCGGCTTCGAGGACACGCCGGAGAATATGGAGACATTCCTGCAGGCCGCGCTGGGTCCCGGACAGGATAGGGCGAAAATCGCGGACTACTGCCAGAACAGCGTCGAGCACTACAACTGGCTGGTCTCCTGCGGGGTGCCGTTCAAGGAGGAGTTCTGGGGTGAGCCCGGCTGGGAGCCGCCGCACGACGAAGGACTGATGTACTCCGGCGGCGAGAATGCCGCACCGTTCAATGCGATCGCGAAACCCGCTCCGCGCGGCCATGTTCCGCAAATGGCGGATAAAAAGATCGGCGCCAAGAGCGGCGGCTACATGCTGATGAAGCCGCTGGCCGATACCGCCGAAAGTCTCGGTGTCGGTGTCGAATACGACATCAGGATCCGGCGGCTGGTGATCGACGAGACCGATCGGGTGGTCGGCGTCCTCGCGACGCGCTTCGGCAAGGAGGTCGCGATCCGCGCCGAACACGGGGTCGTGCTCGCCACCGGCAGTTTCGCCTACCACCAGCAGATGATCGAGGCCTATGCGCCGCGGCTGATCGGACGGCCCGCCGCCGCCATCGAAGAGCACGACGGCATCGGCATCCTGGTCGCGCAGGCGCTCGGTGCGGAATTGGCGCATATGGATGCCACCGAGGTGGCGTTCTTCGGAGATCCGCAGCTGCTGGCGCGCGGCATCCTGGTCAACGGGCGCGGCCAGCGTTATATCCCGGAGGACACATATCCGGGGCGGATCGGGCAGGCGACGCTGATCCAGCAGGATAATCAGGCATTTCTGGTCATCGATGAGGAGTCGCTCGAGGCGGCGCTGGCCACCGTGACATCCACGCCGTTCTTCCGGCAGCCGCCGACCTGGGCGGCCGAGACGGTCGCGGAGTTGGAATCCGATATGGGTCTGCCGGAGCGCGCGCTGCAGGGCACCGTCGAGTGCTACAACCTGCACGCCGTCGACGGCAAGGATCCGCTGCTCGGGAAGAAGCCGCAGTGGGTCAAGCCGATCGGCACCCCGCTCGCCGCCTTCGACATGCGGGGATTCACTGCGGGTTTCACCCTCGGCGGCCTGCGCACCGACCTGGACTCGCGAGTGCTGCACGTCTCCGGTGAACCGATTCCCGGCCTGTTCGCCGCGGGCCGCTGCACCTCCGGGCTCTGTGCCGGCGGCTATGTCAGCGGTGCGTCTCTCGGTGACGGTAGCTTCTATGGCCGGCGCGCCGGCCGCGCCGCCGCAAAGTAG
- a CDS encoding nuclear transport factor 2 family protein: MPDFDRAELDEMVRRWVLENQRCEEKGDWKPLAEMYTEDATYGWNYGPTQEFMAVGRAEIRELALGQEMQGLEGWSYPYQQFVIDERSGDVIGFWKQVSDNKRPDGRNYSPEGIGGSWFRYGGDYQWSWQRDFFDFGNVSQLFVEMIQNNALTAGMQKRIQRSVSGKTLPGWYRIGEAPVPLW; the protein is encoded by the coding sequence ATGCCAGACTTCGACCGCGCCGAACTCGACGAGATGGTCCGGCGCTGGGTGCTCGAGAACCAGCGCTGCGAGGAAAAGGGCGACTGGAAGCCGCTCGCCGAGATGTACACCGAGGACGCCACCTACGGCTGGAACTACGGCCCGACCCAGGAATTCATGGCGGTCGGGCGAGCCGAGATCCGGGAACTCGCGCTCGGTCAGGAGATGCAAGGGCTGGAGGGCTGGTCCTATCCATACCAACAGTTCGTCATCGATGAGCGCAGCGGCGATGTCATCGGCTTCTGGAAGCAGGTCAGCGACAACAAGCGACCCGACGGCCGCAACTACAGTCCGGAGGGTATCGGCGGCAGCTGGTTCCGCTACGGCGGCGACTACCAATGGTCCTGGCAGCGTGACTTTTTCGACTTCGGCAATGTCTCGCAGTTGTTCGTGGAGATGATCCAGAACAATGCGCTGACCGCGGGTATGCAGAAGCGCATCCAACGGTCGGTCTCCGGAAAGACGCTGCCGGGCTGGTATCGGATCGGCGAAGCACCGGTTCCACTGTGGTGA
- a CDS encoding TetR/AcrR family transcriptional regulator, protein MSEGESIILEATRRRLTEKQADTVDKLTKAAVEVLAREGFAGMTIRMVAAAAGVGTATAYTYFSSKEHLVAEIFWRRLFASSAPVSDDPDPTVRVVAELRNIAMLVADEQELSGAVTSALLGRDPDVAHLRARIGMEIRKRLVRALGPDADQDVVESLELVYAGALVRAGMGYASYSEIADRIEKSALLILK, encoded by the coding sequence ATGTCCGAAGGCGAGTCCATCATCCTGGAGGCGACCCGGCGTCGCCTCACCGAGAAACAGGCCGACACCGTTGACAAGCTGACCAAGGCCGCGGTGGAAGTGCTTGCGCGCGAAGGCTTCGCGGGGATGACCATCCGCATGGTCGCCGCGGCGGCCGGCGTCGGCACCGCCACGGCGTATACCTACTTCTCCTCGAAGGAACACCTCGTCGCCGAGATCTTCTGGCGTCGCCTGTTCGCCAGTTCGGCTCCCGTCAGCGATGACCCGGACCCCACCGTCCGGGTCGTCGCCGAACTCCGCAATATCGCCATGCTCGTCGCCGACGAACAGGAACTCTCGGGCGCCGTCACCAGTGCCCTGCTCGGCCGCGATCCCGACGTCGCCCACCTCCGCGCGCGGATCGGCATGGAAATCCGCAAACGACTGGTCCGCGCCCTCGGCCCCGACGCCGACCAGGACGTAGTCGAATCCCTCGAACTCGTCTACGCGGGCGCACTCGTCCGTGCGGGCATGGGCTACGCCTCCTACTCCGAAATCGCCGACCGCATAGAGAAGTCGGCGCTGCTGATTCTGAAGTAG